Proteins found in one Haloferax litoreum genomic segment:
- a CDS encoding ATP synthase subunit B: MKEYQTITEISGPLVFAEVDEPIGYDEIVEIETPRGETKRGQVLESSEGLVAIQVFEGTTGIDRNASVRFLGETLKMPVTEDLLGRVLDGSGQPIDGGPEIVPDERRDIVGAAINPYSREYPEEFIQTGVSAIDGMNTLVRGQKLPIFSASGLPHNNLALQVARQATVPEEEGDDEESEFAVVFGAMGITQEEANEFMEDFERTGALERSVVFTNLADDPAVERTVTPRLALTTAEYLAFDKDYHVLVILTDMTNYCEALREIGAAREEVPGRRGYPGYMYTDLAQLYERAGRIEGREGSVTQIPILTMPGDDDTHPIPDLTGYITEGQIYIDRDLNSQGIRPPINPLPSLSRLMDDGIGEGLTREDHADVSDQMYAAYAEGEDLRDLVNIVGREALSERDNKYLDFAERFEAEFVNQGFDSNRTIAETLDIGWELLSTLPKSELNRIDEELIEKYYQEDAETVEAEA, from the coding sequence ATGAAGGAATACCAGACTATCACCGAAATCAGCGGCCCGCTGGTGTTCGCCGAGGTCGACGAGCCGATCGGGTACGACGAAATCGTCGAAATCGAGACGCCCCGAGGCGAAACCAAGCGCGGACAGGTCCTCGAATCGAGCGAGGGTCTTGTCGCGATTCAGGTGTTCGAAGGCACCACCGGTATCGACAGGAACGCGTCCGTCCGATTCCTCGGCGAGACGCTCAAGATGCCCGTGACCGAGGACCTCCTCGGTCGCGTGCTCGACGGTTCCGGCCAGCCAATCGACGGCGGCCCAGAAATCGTCCCCGACGAGCGTCGTGACATCGTCGGCGCAGCAATCAACCCCTACTCCCGCGAGTACCCCGAGGAGTTCATCCAGACGGGTGTGTCCGCCATCGACGGCATGAACACGCTCGTTCGCGGCCAGAAGCTTCCAATCTTCTCCGCATCGGGGCTTCCCCACAACAACCTCGCACTGCAGGTCGCCCGTCAGGCGACTGTGCCTGAGGAAGAAGGAGACGACGAAGAGTCCGAATTCGCTGTCGTCTTCGGCGCGATGGGTATCACGCAGGAAGAGGCGAACGAGTTCATGGAGGACTTCGAGCGCACGGGTGCACTCGAGCGCTCCGTCGTCTTCACGAACCTCGCGGACGACCCCGCAGTCGAGCGGACGGTCACGCCGCGTCTCGCGCTCACCACGGCCGAGTACCTCGCGTTCGACAAGGACTACCACGTCCTCGTCATCCTGACCGACATGACCAACTACTGTGAGGCGCTCCGCGAAATCGGTGCGGCTCGCGAAGAGGTCCCCGGTCGCCGTGGCTACCCGGGTTACATGTACACCGACCTTGCGCAACTCTACGAGCGCGCAGGTCGTATCGAGGGACGCGAAGGGTCTGTCACCCAGATTCCCATCCTCACGATGCCGGGTGACGACGACACGCACCCGATTCCGGACCTGACCGGCTACATTACGGAAGGTCAGATCTACATCGACCGCGACCTCAACTCGCAGGGCATCCGCCCGCCGATCAACCCGCTCCCGTCGCTCTCGCGACTGATGGACGACGGTATCGGTGAGGGCCTCACCCGCGAGGACCACGCAGACGTTTCCGACCAGATGTACGCGGCGTACGCAGAGGGTGAAGACCTTCGCGACCTCGTGAACATTGTCGGTCGTGAGGCGCTCTCCGAGCGTGACAACAAGTACCTCGACTTCGCCGAGCGCTTCGAGGCTGAGTTCGTCAACCAGGGCTTCGACTCCAACCGTACCATCGCCGAGACGCTCGACATCGGCTGGGAACTGCTGTCGACCCTGCCCAAGTCGGAACTCAACCGTATCGACGAAGAACTCATCGAGAAGTACTACCAGGAAGACGCCGAGACGGTCGAAGCGGAAGCCTAA